A single window of Scylla paramamosain isolate STU-SP2022 chromosome 41, ASM3559412v1, whole genome shotgun sequence DNA harbors:
- the LOC135092894 gene encoding piggyBac transposable element-derived protein 3-like gives MSKLLSLAEAVALVLEEDGEEINILPPEEDQALTDEENIDDNLLEDCSEGQDAEQIFPRDVCGRVEVADKLDTDERPTVSQGNDTGSEGNNKKRMKKAPAKKVSWKKCKNTKVFPQKNKINQLEEDYPNLCSLSPGEMFLKLFNNDIQKLLVQETLRYAHEKCNNPKFTFDTRDLLDFIGIFILSGYHKLPREDMYWERSDDVAVPVVSRRMSINRFREIKRYFHAADNNNLNKTDKMSKVRPMIEATNKSLQQFGIFCEHLSIDECMVPYFGHHSCKMFIRGKPIRFGYKLWCLCSSTGYPYKFDVYCGKSLEGSNTDDALGTRVVEQLMSCVNDTSAHKIFFDNFFTSHDLMLRLQEHNTRATGTARDNRLLKCPLPESNSFKKTKRGTYEYFSDGNILAVKWNDNRPVTVVTNYDKIDPVVYVERWSVTERKKIRVQQPNMIQSYNKFMGGVDLMDRFVAQYRPSIRSKKWYFPILFQMFNMLRIAAWLIHREVSDTKLDQLEFTRSVVRFLFSEAPARNPSLAGPSGHHVHMKMQMEHVSVSSTKQGRCRYCKKNTRMMCSGCNVLLHTGCLKMYHEA, from the coding sequence aTGTCAAAGTTGCTCAGTCTCGCTGAGGCAGTGGCCTTAGTTTtagaagaggatggagaggagatcAATATTCTTCCACCAGAAGAAGACCAGGCTCTTACTGATGAGGAGAATATTGATGATAACCTCCTTGAAGATTGCTCTGAAGGCCAAGATGCTGAGCAAATTTTCCCTCGTGATGTTTGTGGCAGGGTAGAAGTTGCTGATAAGCTTGATACAGATGAAAGACCAACTGTATCACAAGGAAATGACACAGGCagtgaaggaaataataaaaagaggatgaaaaaggcTCCTGCAAAGAAAGTGTCCTGGAAAAAATGTAAGAACACTAAAGTATttcctcaaaaaaataaaataaatcaattggAAGAAGACTACCCAAACTTATGCTCACTTTCTCCTGGGGAAATGTTTCTGAAGCTCTTCAATAATGACATTCAAAAACTGCTTGTTCAAGAGACGCTCAGATATGCCCATGAGAAGTGCAACAATCCAAAATTCACATTTGACACCAGAGATCTATTAGATTTCATAGGCATTTTCATACTCAGTGGATACCACAAACTACCCCGTGAAGATATGTACTGGGAAAGGTCAGATGATGTTGCAGTTCCAGTTGTGTCAAGGCGAATGTCTATAAATAGATTTAGAGAGATCAAGCGATATTTCCACGCAgcagataataataatctaaacaAGACTGATAAAATGTCAAAGGTCAGGCCAATGATTGAAGCAACAAACAAATCACTGCAACAGTTTGGGATCTTTTGTGAACATCTCTCTATTGATGAATGTATGGTTCCATATTTTGGTCATCACAGCTGCAAGATGTTTATAAGAGGGAAGCCAATTAGGTTCGGCTACAAACTTTGGTGCCTGTGTTCATCAACTGGTTATCCATACAAGTTTGATGTGTACTGTGGCAAGTCACTGGAGGGCAGCAATACTGATGATGCACTTGGGACCAGGGTGGTTGAGCAGCTGATGTCTTGTGTGAATGATACAAGTGCtcataaaatattttttgataattttttcacATCCCATGATCTAATGTTGAGGCTACAAGAGCATAACACAAGAGCTACAGGTACTGCAAGAGACAACAGACTTCTAAAGTGCCCTCTTCCagagtcaaactctttcaagaagacCAAGCGTGGGACATATGAATACTTTTCTGATGGCAATATATTGGCTGTAAAGTGGAATGACAATAGGCCAGTAACTGTAGTCACCAATTATGACAAAATTGACCCAGTAGTGTATGTTGAACGATGGAGTGTAACTGAACGAAAGAAAATTCGTGTTCAACAGCCTAATATGATTCAGTCATATAACAAGTTCATGGGAGGCGTGGATCTTATGGATCGTTTTGTGGCTCAGTACAGACCCTCAATTCGATCCAAGAAATGgtattttcctattctttttcaaATGTTCAACATGTTGCGCATTGCAGCATGGCTGATTCACAGAGAGGTGTCAGATACAAAATTAGATCAACTAGAATTTACACGCAGCGTTGTAAGGTTCTTATTCTCTGAAGCACCTGCACGGAATCCTTCACTTGCAGGGCCAAGTGGTCACCATGTCCATATGAAAATGCAGATGGAACATGTGTCTGTCTCAAGCACAAAACAGGGAAGATGCCGGTACTGTAAGAAAAATACTAGGATGATGTGCTCAGGTTGTAATGTGCTCCTTCATACAGGATGCCTAAAAATGTATCATGAAGCATAG